In Paenacidovorax monticola, the genomic window CCGAGCCCTCGGGCTCGGCCGAGAGCGCGGGCACATAGGTGAACCGCGGGTGCTGCCGCGCGAGCGCGCGGAACTCCGCGTCGTAGTACAGCTCCTCGCGCGAACGCTGGCCGTATACGAGCGTGATGGGTTCGTCGCCCCCCTCTTCCAGCAGCGCATGGATCATGGAACGCGGGCTGGACAGCCCCGAGCCGCCCGCGAGGAACAGCAGGGGCAGCCGGGCCGAGCGCCGCACGAAGAAGCGGCCATAGGGGCCCGCCAGGCGCAGCCGCGCGCCCTCCTGCAGCTGCTCGTGCAGCCAGGTGGTGCCGGCGCCGCCGGGCACGTGGCGCACGTTGAGTTCGATGCGGGCGCACTCGCCGTTCGCATCGGGCGCATTGGCGATCGAGAAAGCCCGGCTCTGCCCCAGGCCCGGTATTTCGAGCTGCACATACTGCCCCGCCTGGAAGCGGATGGGCTTGTCCAGCCGCAGGTGCAGCGCCTTGATGGTGGGCGTGAGGCGCTCGATGCGCTCCACCGTGGCCGCGAAGTCGCGCACGGGGATGACCTCCGCGTCGGGCTCCTCGTCGATGTCGGCCTCGATGGTCGCATCGCACTGCAGCGTGGCGCAGCAGGCCAGCGTCTTGCCGTCGTCGCGCTCGAAGTCCATGAGCGCGAACGGATTGGCCGCGCCATGGTCCACATCGCCACCGCAGACCTGCACCTTGCAGGTGCCGCACAGGCCGTGGCCGCAGGCGTGCGGCAGGTAGATGCCCTGGCGCAGCGCCGCGTCGAGCAGGGTCTGCCCCTCCTCCACGTCGATGGTGGCGCCCAGGGGCTCGATGGTGAGCTGGTAGCTCATGGCATGCCCCGGCTCAGGCGCAGGAGCCCGCGATGCCCGTGAGCCCCGGCGTGCGCAGGCGGATCACATCCTTGTGGC contains:
- a CDS encoding NADH:ubiquinone reductase (Na(+)-transporting) subunit F, producing the protein MSYQLTIEPLGATIDVEEGQTLLDAALRQGIYLPHACGHGLCGTCKVQVCGGDVDHGAANPFALMDFERDDGKTLACCATLQCDATIEADIDEEPDAEVIPVRDFAATVERIERLTPTIKALHLRLDKPIRFQAGQYVQLEIPGLGQSRAFSIANAPDANGECARIELNVRHVPGGAGTTWLHEQLQEGARLRLAGPYGRFFVRRSARLPLLFLAGGSGLSSPRSMIHALLEEGGDEPITLVYGQRSREELYYDAEFRALARQHPRFTYVPALSAEPEGSAWDGARGFVHEAVQAHFGGSFAGHKAYLCGPPPMVEACIATLMQGRLFERDIYTEKFLSAADAQGARSPLFKRV